The proteins below come from a single Edaphobacter acidisoli genomic window:
- a CDS encoding PEP-CTERM sorting domain-containing protein (PEP-CTERM proteins occur, often in large numbers, in the proteomes of bacteria that also encode an exosortase, a predicted intramembrane cysteine proteinase. The presence of a PEP-CTERM domain at a protein's C-terminus predicts cleavage within the sorting domain, followed by covalent anchoring to some some component of the (usually Gram-negative) cell surface. Many PEP-CTERM proteins exhibit an unusual sequence composition that includes large numbers of potential glycosylation sites. Expression of one such protein has been shown restore the ability of a bacterium to form floc, a type of biofilm.): MSLQLGSYVRMAGLVALAAAFVAGSSGRADTLLIQGEITGVSQSNGQSVLSVSLPTLDNLVLANYSSIDLQLSVTPGQEVVVDENSFFGFGVNFWRAGSTGATPAGGACTFSMTGSGPAPSGSGTCAIGTNAELIYYSDFQSFSAGDTFTQLDYVMNVPTNLPVLSGADFTPDSFESPGFNFHDPNGGTETEATMQSAATPEPGTLVLVGTALLSGAGLIRRRLQA; this comes from the coding sequence ATGTCGTTGCAGTTGGGATCCTATGTTCGGATGGCCGGTTTGGTCGCGTTGGCGGCGGCTTTTGTGGCGGGAAGCTCGGGACGAGCCGATACGCTGTTGATTCAGGGAGAGATCACGGGCGTCTCTCAGTCGAATGGTCAAAGCGTGCTTTCGGTCTCGCTTCCGACGCTGGATAATTTGGTGCTGGCAAACTATAGCTCGATCGATCTTCAGCTCTCGGTCACCCCAGGGCAGGAGGTGGTTGTCGACGAGAACTCGTTTTTTGGCTTTGGCGTAAATTTCTGGCGGGCCGGCTCCACGGGTGCGACACCTGCAGGAGGCGCTTGTACGTTCAGCATGACGGGAAGCGGTCCTGCTCCTTCCGGTTCCGGGACCTGCGCAATCGGGACGAATGCCGAGCTGATTTATTACAGCGACTTCCAGAGTTTCTCAGCAGGCGACACGTTCACACAACTTGACTATGTGATGAATGTTCCGACAAATCTTCCTGTGTTGAGTGGAGCGGATTTTACCCCGGATAGCTTCGAGTCCCCGGGCTTCAACTTCCACGATCCGAACGGGGGCACGGAAACGGAGGCGACGATGCAGTCAGCGGCTACGCCGGAGCCGGGAACGCTTGTATTGGTGGGGACCGCGTTGCTGTCAGGCGCGGGATTGATCCGGCGGCGTCTGCAGGCGTGA
- a CDS encoding MFS transporter, with protein sequence MYYNQPLLLEMGHTYGATAGRAGFIAVATQVGYALGLLMFVPLGDVLERRSLMMKMYGAVAVALVFVALAPSFAWLIIGSVLIGLFASVTHVALPIAPDLADNSQRGRAIGIVMTGLLLGILLARTFSGWVSKIHGWQTVFIVAAVMNAAFVPLLLRVMPKLPPKQNLLYTDAMKSLWTLFRTQPLLRESSILGALVFASFSCFWTTLAFVLFSHYGLGAGVAGTFGLVGAAGAMVASVAGRLADKHGSRWVITVGTLLLAASYVLLWGEERAHISTTLHLIALAVGVIVLDIGAQMTQVANQTRIFGLVPSARSRLNTVYMTVYFSGAAVGSALATIAWEHWHWNGVCYLALGLIGLAGVRHATGVRDEADHCHPSKEDILMEA encoded by the coding sequence ATGTATTACAACCAGCCACTTTTGCTGGAGATGGGGCATACATACGGCGCCACAGCCGGTCGCGCCGGATTCATCGCTGTAGCGACGCAGGTAGGTTACGCTCTGGGTCTGCTTATGTTTGTCCCATTAGGGGATGTGCTGGAACGGCGATCTCTCATGATGAAGATGTACGGTGCCGTGGCTGTTGCTCTGGTGTTCGTGGCCCTGGCACCAAGCTTTGCATGGCTCATCATCGGCAGCGTGCTGATTGGACTGTTTGCATCAGTTACCCACGTGGCACTGCCAATTGCTCCGGACCTGGCAGATAACTCGCAGCGCGGGCGCGCAATCGGCATCGTGATGACCGGGTTGCTACTCGGGATTCTGCTTGCACGCACTTTCTCAGGTTGGGTAAGCAAGATTCACGGCTGGCAGACGGTATTTATCGTTGCTGCCGTGATGAATGCTGCATTTGTGCCGCTGTTGTTGAGAGTAATGCCCAAGCTTCCTCCCAAACAGAATTTGCTTTACACCGATGCGATGAAGTCGCTCTGGACGCTCTTCCGTACCCAGCCCCTGCTTCGTGAGTCGTCGATCCTTGGAGCACTGGTCTTTGCCTCGTTCAGTTGCTTCTGGACGACGCTGGCGTTTGTGCTCTTTAGTCATTATGGTCTGGGAGCGGGCGTCGCTGGCACGTTTGGCCTGGTCGGTGCCGCCGGAGCAATGGTAGCTTCGGTCGCTGGACGACTGGCCGACAAGCACGGTTCGCGCTGGGTAATAACGGTGGGCACGCTACTGCTGGCGGCTTCGTACGTGCTTCTCTGGGGTGAAGAGCGAGCGCACATTTCAACCACGCTACATCTCATCGCACTGGCTGTCGGGGTAATCGTGCTCGATATCGGAGCGCAGATGACGCAGGTTGCTAACCAGACGCGCATCTTCGGACTGGTGCCTTCGGCACGCAGCCGCCTGAATACGGTCTACATGACGGTGTACTTCAGTGGTGCGGCAGTCGGGTCGGCTCTTGCGACGATCGCGTGGGAGCACTGGCACTGGAACGGGGTCTGCTACCTCGCGTTGGGGTTGATCGGGCTGGCGGGGGTTCGCCATGCGACCGGGGTGCGCGACGAGGCCGACCACTGCCATCCTTCGAAGGAAGACATCCTGATGGAGGCGTAG
- a CDS encoding YheT family hydrolase: MQTTAVPEALAAHAEQFQPRRYLTNNHLQTILGNFLPRADHLPPAEDELVEVSPATNGQIASQVLCQCHWQPEAVRASRPTAIIVHGLEGSSRSQYVIGNANKLWRAGANIVRMNMRNCGGTEALTPTLYHSGLSSDVFAVMRFFVERFGLQSVSLIGYSMGGNLVLKLAGDLGPEAPPELRSVIGVSPVVDLGPSADALHRIENRIYEQKFLRALLRRFRRKTTLFPRAYDPNRATGIHSLRQFDNRITALYSGFRNADDYYTRAAAARVIDRITVPTLILHATDDPFIRIIPETRAKIASNPNITLIEPEHGGHCAFLAQPDPANNYDGYWAEHTLLRFLLANA; encoded by the coding sequence ATGCAAACCACCGCAGTTCCCGAGGCCCTCGCTGCGCACGCCGAACAGTTCCAACCCCGCCGCTATCTCACCAACAACCATCTCCAGACCATCCTGGGAAACTTCCTCCCGCGCGCCGACCATCTCCCTCCCGCCGAAGACGAGCTCGTCGAAGTCTCACCCGCCACCAACGGGCAGATTGCCAGCCAGGTACTCTGCCAGTGCCACTGGCAGCCGGAAGCGGTGCGCGCCTCGCGCCCCACCGCCATCATCGTCCACGGCCTCGAAGGCTCATCGCGCTCGCAGTACGTCATCGGCAACGCCAACAAGCTCTGGCGCGCCGGGGCCAACATCGTTCGCATGAACATGCGCAACTGCGGCGGTACCGAAGCCCTCACCCCCACGCTCTACCACTCCGGACTCTCCTCGGACGTCTTCGCCGTCATGCGCTTCTTCGTGGAGCGGTTCGGCCTCCAATCCGTCTCACTCATCGGCTACTCCATGGGCGGCAATCTGGTCCTCAAGCTCGCCGGCGACCTCGGCCCCGAAGCCCCGCCCGAGCTCCGCTCCGTCATCGGCGTCTCGCCCGTCGTCGATCTCGGTCCATCTGCCGACGCGCTCCACCGCATCGAAAACCGCATCTACGAGCAGAAATTTCTCCGTGCGCTCCTGCGCCGCTTTCGCCGCAAAACCACACTCTTCCCACGCGCCTACGATCCCAACCGCGCCACCGGCATCCACTCCCTGCGCCAGTTCGACAACCGCATCACCGCGCTCTACTCCGGCTTCCGCAACGCAGACGACTACTACACCCGCGCCGCCGCCGCCCGCGTCATCGACCGCATCACCGTCCCCACACTCATCCTCCACGCCACCGACGATCCCTTCATCCGCATCATCCCGGAGACCCGCGCGAAGATCGCCTCCAACCCCAACATCACCCTCATCGAACCCGAGCACGGCGGCCACTGCGCCTTCCTCGCCCAACCCGATCCCGCCAACAACTACGATGGCTACTGGGCCGAACACACCCTCCTCCGCTTCCTCCTCGCCAACGCCTGA